Proteins encoded within one genomic window of Verrucomicrobiia bacterium:
- the sulP gene encoding sulfate permease, giving the protein MKSLTHLFYPALWKSLEHYSFKKFVTDIIAGLSVGIIALPLAIAFGIASGVKPEQGLYTAIIAGFLISFFGGSRVQIGGPTGAFVVIVYGIIQKYGYANLVICTIMAGIILVGMGLLKMGTLIKYIPQPVTSGFTSGIAVIIALVQVKDFLGLKMGAMPADFFEKIQALSENISTAHLPTICAGILSLALLFILPRFVSYKIPASLLIMILGTFAVVFLKIPLETIGTRFGEVPNTFPQFAMPDLSLNHLANLISPAFTIAILAAIESLLSAVVADGIIQDRHDSNTELIAQGIANITVPFFGGIPATGAIARTVANIENNAQSPVAGIIHALTLLLIMLIAAPLAKFVPLAVLSAILLRVAYNMGEWEEFKRLHRIPKSDAAVFLTTFILTVIFDLTIAVEIGMILAAVLFIKKVSDNTQIVHITSETEAEGAHHSIHGKTIPEGVMIYDIYGTFFFGAAEKMEHTLQTLNQLPKVLILRMHRVTVMDATALYALEVLVEKMKAQHNHVILSAPHTQPYFMMTQAGFIEKLGHDFVAADLDDALKKAEQLLVKPASEI; this is encoded by the coding sequence ATGAAATCTTTAACTCATTTATTTTATCCCGCGCTATGGAAATCACTAGAACACTACTCTTTCAAAAAATTCGTCACTGATATTATAGCTGGATTAAGCGTTGGCATTATCGCTTTGCCATTAGCCATTGCCTTTGGCATTGCATCAGGCGTTAAACCGGAACAAGGGCTTTATACCGCTATTATTGCCGGATTTCTCATCTCATTTTTTGGCGGCTCACGTGTTCAAATTGGCGGACCTACTGGCGCCTTTGTAGTAATTGTTTATGGCATCATCCAAAAATATGGTTATGCCAACCTTGTCATCTGCACAATTATGGCCGGCATCATCTTAGTAGGCATGGGGTTGCTTAAAATGGGCACTCTCATCAAATATATTCCTCAACCCGTTACATCCGGTTTCACTAGTGGCATTGCTGTCATTATTGCTCTGGTTCAAGTGAAAGATTTTCTTGGACTAAAAATGGGAGCTATGCCTGCCGATTTTTTTGAAAAAATCCAAGCACTCTCAGAAAATATTTCTACCGCTCATCTTCCAACGATATGCGCAGGCATCTTGTCTCTTGCATTACTTTTTATCCTCCCCCGATTCGTTTCCTACAAAATTCCTGCTTCACTACTTATTATGATTTTAGGAACTTTTGCGGTGGTTTTTTTAAAAATTCCTTTAGAAACCATCGGCACGCGCTTCGGAGAAGTGCCCAACACCTTTCCACAATTTGCTATGCCAGACTTGTCGCTCAATCATTTGGCCAATCTTATTTCTCCAGCTTTTACCATCGCCATACTTGCAGCCATTGAATCCTTACTATCAGCAGTCGTAGCCGATGGCATCATTCAAGATCGTCATGATTCTAACACGGAACTCATCGCCCAAGGCATCGCTAACATCACCGTTCCGTTCTTTGGCGGCATTCCGGCCACAGGTGCCATTGCCCGAACCGTAGCAAACATTGAAAACAATGCTCAATCTCCCGTTGCGGGCATCATCCATGCTTTAACCCTGCTTCTCATCATGCTAATCGCTGCGCCTTTGGCAAAATTCGTGCCATTAGCAGTATTGAGCGCTATTCTTTTGCGCGTGGCTTACAACATGGGCGAATGGGAAGAATTCAAACGCCTACATCGTATTCCGAAAAGCGATGCTGCAGTTTTCCTCACCACGTTTATTCTGACGGTTATTTTTGACCTTACGATTGCCGTAGAAATCGGAATGATCCTGGCAGCGGTGCTTTTTATTAAAAAAGTTTCAGATAACACACAAATTGTTCACATTACTTCGGAAACCGAAGCCGAAGGTGCTCATCACTCCATTCATGGCAAAACCATTCCTGAAGGTGTAATGATTTATGATATCTACGGCACTTTTTTCTTTGGCGCCGCAGAAAAAATGGAGCACACGCTACAAACTTTAAATCAACTCCCCAAAGTATTAATTTTACGGATGCACCGTGTCACTGTGATGGACGCCACCGCTCTTTATGCCCTTGAAGTGCTCGTCGAAAAAATGAAAGCGCAACATAATCACGTCATCCTCAGTGCGCCTCACACGCAACCTTATTTCATGATGACCCAGGCAGGCTTCATCGAAAAATTGGGCCACGATTTCGTTGCTGCCGATCTAGACGATGCCTTAAAAAAAGCCGAGCAACTTTTAGTAAAACCCGCTTCAGAAATCTAA
- a CDS encoding tetratricopeptide repeat protein, giving the protein MSHPNPSYQRARVFYEQKRYAEAEKYFHEALSVSPRDATMLYELAFSQYMQKGREKIALETIQRAIAIEPNESYHHALAALIFSVLGRSKESLQSAQRAVELEPDNRLSFVALASSYLSSENWKEAEKAAREALRLDPNSPSASSQLIHALRMQGKKEEAKLVIDQALAKDPERIPTRHNAGWAALQRGDVQEAKEHFGETLRLDPENQYGTGAREGFLQAMRAQSLLYRIHLKISFWAERFSQGQRTWLFIVLPIILIKLLPILSVNRWSLTVAGSLIGLYWLFFLWRHIAESMGNLILLKDPSVRRILSISEKRIAVLTGTGFLIGPILIGFGAWLSKDTLIVSGAWLFGLIIPLNFYSNSDSRIEKVFLAILSIFYLSIIFASLGGVFYRPNLGTTELIASIIPIFILPAIWSWVRLIFFRTRI; this is encoded by the coding sequence ATGTCACATCCCAATCCCAGCTATCAACGCGCTAGAGTTTTTTATGAACAAAAGCGCTATGCTGAAGCTGAGAAGTATTTTCATGAGGCGTTAAGTGTTTCTCCGCGTGATGCGACCATGCTTTATGAGTTGGCATTTTCGCAATATATGCAAAAGGGTCGTGAAAAGATTGCATTGGAAACGATTCAACGCGCAATTGCGATTGAACCGAATGAAAGTTATCATCACGCCCTGGCGGCACTTATTTTTTCGGTTTTAGGCAGGTCAAAAGAATCATTGCAAAGCGCCCAACGTGCGGTGGAGTTGGAGCCTGATAATCGTTTATCATTTGTGGCTTTGGCTTCATCTTATCTTTCATCAGAGAATTGGAAAGAGGCCGAAAAAGCGGCGCGAGAGGCATTGAGGTTGGATCCGAACAGTCCTTCGGCTTCTAGTCAATTAATTCATGCCTTACGTATGCAAGGCAAAAAAGAAGAAGCAAAATTGGTGATAGACCAGGCTTTAGCCAAAGATCCCGAGCGTATTCCGACGCGTCATAATGCTGGTTGGGCTGCTTTGCAGCGGGGAGATGTGCAAGAGGCTAAAGAGCATTTTGGGGAAACGTTGCGATTGGATCCCGAGAATCAATACGGAACCGGTGCGCGCGAAGGCTTTTTGCAAGCAATGAGGGCTCAATCCTTGCTTTACCGGATTCATCTTAAAATTAGTTTTTGGGCAGAGCGATTTAGTCAGGGACAACGAACTTGGTTGTTTATTGTTTTACCGATTATTTTAATTAAATTATTGCCTATTTTATCAGTGAATCGGTGGTCATTAACTGTTGCAGGATCTTTGATCGGACTTTATTGGCTATTTTTTTTGTGGAGGCATATTGCCGAAAGTATGGGTAATTTAATTTTATTAAAAGACCCTTCCGTCAGAAGAATTTTAAGTATTTCAGAAAAACGGATTGCAGTTTTAACAGGAACGGGATTTTTAATAGGGCCTATTTTAATTGGATTTGGGGCTTGGTTAAGTAAAGACACTTTAATCGTGAGTGGAGCTTGGCTTTTTGGATTGATTATTCCTTTAAACTTTTATTCGAATAGCGATTCGAGGATAGAAAAAGTTTTCTTAGCGATTCTTTCTATTTTTTATCTTTCGATAATTTTTGCAAGCTTGGGAGGAGTTTTTTATCGACCTAATTTAGGAACCACTGAATTAATTGCCTCGATTATTCCCATTTTTATTTTACCGGCAATTTGGAGTTGGGTAAGGCTAATCTTTTTTAGAACAAGAATTTAA
- a CDS encoding tetratricopeptide repeat protein, translated as MELEAQKEFERSLVLIDQKRYADAEKYLRFALEKDFNNSKIYHNLAYCLLQQPEKTAEAFAAIVKALELEPNDFESHALAALILVARYRSLHFKTDFHSIRLKIRMSNEAKKEAQIAIQLNPQSSFAFFALASVCFATSHWTKAEEAARQALFLNADSLGAAIRLIWALRKQKKYSEARILLEHWLSRYPNDASLLEEKGRLNLCDEKFSEAKHSFLDALRFNPQSISAKIGLKHSFLVRFFLFQLLFKWHNWFWSLTFWPRLIMGIGILIFIYVLGGLIIGIIFGKFFNGTL; from the coding sequence GTGGAATTAGAAGCGCAAAAAGAATTTGAACGAAGTTTAGTTTTAATTGATCAAAAACGTTATGCTGATGCTGAAAAATATTTGCGTTTTGCTTTAGAAAAGGATTTTAATAATTCTAAAATTTACCACAATCTTGCTTATTGTCTTTTGCAACAACCGGAAAAAACCGCTGAAGCTTTTGCTGCAATTGTAAAAGCATTAGAGTTAGAACCCAATGATTTTGAGAGTCACGCTTTGGCGGCTTTAATTCTGGTGGCTCGTTATAGAAGTCTTCATTTTAAAACCGATTTTCATTCCATTCGGCTTAAAATTCGAATGAGTAATGAAGCTAAAAAAGAGGCTCAGATAGCTATCCAGCTTAATCCCCAATCTAGTTTTGCATTTTTCGCTTTAGCTTCAGTTTGCTTCGCGACCTCACACTGGACTAAGGCTGAAGAAGCAGCGCGACAGGCGCTTTTCCTTAATGCCGATTCATTGGGCGCTGCTATCAGATTAATATGGGCGTTGCGCAAGCAAAAAAAATATTCAGAAGCCAGAATATTATTGGAACATTGGTTAAGTCGATATCCTAATGATGCTAGCTTGCTCGAGGAAAAAGGACGACTTAATCTTTGTGATGAAAAGTTTTCAGAAGCTAAACATTCTTTTTTGGACGCCTTGCGTTTCAATCCTCAAAGTATTTCAGCTAAAATAGGCTTGAAACATTCTTTTTTAGTGAGATTTTTCCTATTTCAATTACTTTTTAAATGGCATAACTGGTTTTGGAGTCTCACTTTTTGGCCAAGACTTATAATGGGGATTGGAATTCTAATTTTTATTTATGTTTTGGGCGGACTTATTATTGGAATAATATTTGGCAAATTTTTTAATGGAACGCTTTAA
- the deoC gene encoding deoxyribose-phosphate aldolase gives MAKTLLEYAGQFSSAGLKYAVPTVDQVMVEERASALTKRSIKTTAKLSGLKMAVSMMDLTTLEGKDTPGKVAYLCRKAMQPADPQYDVPSCAAVCVYPNLVRYAKRFLGNSGVHVASVATSFPSGQVPLKIKLDDTRRAKEEGADEIDMVIDRGAFLAGEHQKVFDEIAAVKEVCGETHLKVILETGELLTYDNVRLASQIAIEAGGDFIKTSTGKVTPAATLPVTLVMLETIRDYFYATGIRIGMKPAGGIRNAKQALAYLVMVHETLGDDWLTPDLFRFGASTLLNDVLMQIAKVVDGNYQSADYFSLP, from the coding sequence ATGGCTAAGACATTGCTTGAATACGCCGGACAATTTAGTTCCGCAGGATTAAAATATGCTGTTCCTACCGTAGACCAAGTCATGGTAGAAGAAAGAGCATCTGCTTTGACAAAACGCAGCATTAAAACAACCGCAAAACTTTCTGGACTAAAAATGGCCGTTTCCATGATGGATCTCACCACCCTGGAAGGCAAAGACACCCCAGGCAAAGTGGCTTATCTTTGTCGCAAAGCCATGCAACCCGCCGACCCGCAATATGATGTGCCTTCCTGCGCTGCAGTTTGCGTTTATCCTAATTTAGTTCGTTACGCCAAACGTTTTCTTGGCAACTCGGGTGTACATGTCGCATCCGTTGCCACTTCATTTCCTAGCGGCCAAGTTCCACTCAAAATTAAACTAGATGATACCCGTCGCGCAAAAGAAGAAGGCGCAGACGAAATTGATATGGTCATTGATCGCGGCGCTTTCCTTGCAGGCGAACATCAAAAAGTTTTTGATGAAATTGCTGCGGTGAAAGAAGTTTGCGGTGAAACCCATTTAAAAGTCATTTTGGAAACCGGCGAACTTCTAACTTATGACAATGTACGACTCGCCAGTCAAATCGCGATTGAAGCTGGTGGCGATTTTATTAAAACTTCCACTGGCAAAGTGACACCTGCCGCGACACTTCCTGTCACCTTAGTCATGCTGGAAACCATTCGCGATTATTTTTATGCTACAGGTATTCGCATCGGCATGAAACCGGCTGGAGGCATTCGCAATGCAAAACAAGCTCTAGCTTACCTCGTAATGGTTCATGAAACTCTGGGCGACGATTGGTTAACCCCTGATCTCTTCCGTTTCGGCGCCAGCACATTATTAAATGATGTGCTTATGCAAATCGCCAAAGTGGTGGACGGCAACTACCAAAGCGCCGATTACTTCTCCTTGCCTTAA
- a CDS encoding ABC transporter ATP-binding protein/permease, protein MATEAVALQIQENMNLLRRCANYFRPHWAGTCMALFLMLIANALSLLRPWPLALLLDQVLGTKSSVTVSSFLTHYITQFDTQQIILWLAIAVIALQAIWGFFQFFHTWILVKIGLRVLLKLRADLYSALQNLSLKFHDARRSGDSTFRVTYDTQSIQTLYNRGFITILSAAISLILMFLIMWRCSWKLTLVSLAVTPLLIWTIYYFANRIRQESIDVQQGESNVLAKAQEGLTSVRIVQAFGRQRHEVRQFIHECEQSLSANLRLTFTNVSSSFVVGFITALGTACLFYVGSHQVLSGEISIGTFVLFTSYLVMLYQPLEQLSYTGWAVAGATAGLQRVFEILDMQDDIPDAPQARPLPSIKGHIKMENVAFGYEPNHPVLQNVTFKIEAGKTVAFVGGTGAGKSTLLSLIPRFYEPQQGTIEIDAHNIRDVTKRSLRAQISLVLQDTLLLSTTVRENIAYGKLRATQEQIIEAAQAAQAHDFIMSLPQGYDTPVGERGVRLSGGQRQRIGIARAFLKDAPILLLDEPTSALDAKTESEIMDALTRLMQGRTTLIVTHRLATIHQVDHIYVLEKGQIVESGNGPELLAKNGVYSSLWRSLKN, encoded by the coding sequence TTGGCAACCGAAGCAGTTGCCCTACAAATCCAAGAAAACATGAACCTCTTACGTCGCTGCGCGAATTATTTTCGTCCTCATTGGGCAGGCACTTGCATGGCTCTCTTTCTCATGTTGATCGCAAACGCGTTGAGCCTGCTACGCCCTTGGCCTCTAGCTTTATTGCTCGATCAAGTTCTCGGCACAAAATCCTCTGTCACCGTTTCTTCTTTCTTGACTCATTATATTACACAATTCGACACGCAACAAATTATTCTTTGGCTCGCTATTGCTGTCATCGCTTTGCAAGCCATTTGGGGATTTTTTCAATTTTTTCATACCTGGATTCTCGTAAAAATCGGTCTACGCGTTTTGCTAAAATTGCGTGCTGATCTTTACAGCGCACTACAGAACCTTTCCTTAAAATTTCATGACGCGCGACGCAGTGGCGATTCCACTTTTCGCGTCACTTACGACACGCAATCTATTCAAACGCTCTATAACCGCGGTTTTATTACTATCCTGAGCGCGGCGATTTCTTTAATTCTCATGTTCCTGATCATGTGGCGATGCTCCTGGAAACTGACGCTTGTTTCATTAGCCGTCACACCTCTCTTAATCTGGACTATTTATTATTTTGCTAATCGTATTCGTCAAGAATCTATCGACGTGCAACAAGGTGAAAGCAACGTGTTGGCTAAAGCGCAAGAAGGCCTAACGAGCGTGCGCATTGTTCAAGCGTTCGGTCGCCAACGCCATGAGGTTCGACAATTTATTCACGAATGTGAACAGAGTCTTTCCGCTAATTTGCGTCTCACTTTTACGAATGTGAGCTCTTCGTTTGTCGTCGGATTCATCACCGCTCTGGGCACCGCTTGTCTCTTTTATGTTGGCAGCCACCAAGTTTTATCAGGCGAAATTAGTATAGGCACTTTTGTGCTTTTCACTTCTTATCTGGTGATGCTTTATCAACCGCTCGAACAACTTTCTTACACCGGTTGGGCAGTGGCGGGAGCTACGGCCGGATTACAACGCGTTTTTGAAATTCTCGATATGCAAGATGATATTCCCGATGCACCACAAGCACGCCCTCTGCCTTCTATCAAAGGTCATATTAAAATGGAAAACGTCGCTTTTGGTTATGAGCCAAATCATCCCGTGCTTCAAAATGTTACTTTCAAAATCGAAGCAGGAAAAACAGTGGCTTTCGTCGGCGGCACAGGCGCCGGAAAATCAACTCTGCTTTCTCTCATACCCCGTTTTTATGAACCACAACAAGGCACGATTGAAATTGATGCTCATAATATTCGGGATGTTACCAAACGCTCTCTCCGCGCACAAATCAGCCTTGTTCTGCAAGACACACTTCTCTTAAGCACCACAGTTCGCGAAAATATCGCCTACGGAAAATTGCGTGCGACCCAGGAACAGATCATCGAAGCCGCTCAAGCCGCTCAAGCTCACGACTTTATCATGTCTCTCCCCCAAGGCTATGATACCCCTGTTGGAGAGCGTGGCGTGCGGCTTTCCGGCGGGCAACGTCAACGCATCGGGATCGCACGCGCCTTCTTAAAAGATGCTCCGATTCTTTTATTGGATGAGCCTACCAGCGCTTTGGACGCCAAAACCGAATCAGAAATCATGGATGCTTTAACTCGTCTCATGCAAGGTCGCACCACTTTAATCGTCACCCATCGCTTAGCGACTATCCATCAAGTCGATCATATTTATGTTTTAGAAAAAGGCCAAATCGTAGAAAGTGGCAACGGACCTGAACTACTAGCTAAAAATGGAGTTTATTCGTCGTTGTGGCGAAGTTTAAAAAATTAA
- a CDS encoding AAA family ATPase, which translates to MDRIENLKQALSVSPDNAPLLLVLGEAALEELQLDEAQQAFEKLLQFDSHRAEAQFGLARYMHLSGKISEAIVRMESLVQSHPNQAKFHHFLSRLLLMENQKDVAREYYKKARQLNAQLRDEALEKALSVHEEAIPPVISKIAQSVAAEDETEEVDLPTEMETPKIDFSHVGGMETVKEEIRMKILYPLKNPALFKAYGKTAGGGVLLYGPPGCGKTLISRATAGEIHANFLSIGIHQILDMWIGNSEKNLHQLFELARDHAPTILFFDEVDALAADRVDLKRSAGKTLINQFLAEMDGSQASNEGVLVLGATNAPWHIDPAFRRPGRFDRILFVPPPDEVARQSIIEVLAQGKPIEDLDAKALAKKTKDFSGADLKSVFDVAIERSLARAMKENRLVPLSTKDLLETVKTIKPSTKAWFESAKNYALYSNQSGFYDDVLTFLGIKK; encoded by the coding sequence ATGGATAGGATTGAAAATTTAAAACAGGCATTGTCGGTTTCTCCAGATAATGCGCCTTTGCTTTTGGTTTTAGGAGAGGCGGCACTGGAAGAGCTGCAGTTGGACGAAGCTCAACAAGCTTTTGAAAAGCTTTTGCAATTTGATTCTCATCGCGCGGAAGCACAATTTGGATTAGCGCGTTATATGCATTTGAGCGGCAAAATTTCGGAGGCAATTGTTCGGATGGAATCTTTAGTGCAGTCGCATCCGAACCAGGCGAAATTTCATCATTTTTTAAGTCGATTGCTTTTGATGGAAAATCAAAAGGATGTAGCCAGGGAATATTATAAAAAAGCCCGTCAATTAAATGCCCAGTTGCGGGATGAAGCATTGGAAAAGGCCTTGTCGGTTCACGAAGAGGCGATTCCTCCAGTTATCTCAAAAATTGCTCAATCGGTTGCAGCAGAAGACGAGACAGAAGAAGTCGATTTGCCTACTGAAATGGAAACACCAAAAATTGATTTTTCTCATGTGGGCGGCATGGAAACGGTAAAGGAAGAGATTCGGATGAAGATTCTTTATCCGTTAAAAAATCCTGCCTTATTCAAAGCTTATGGCAAAACGGCGGGAGGCGGTGTTTTGCTTTATGGACCGCCGGGTTGTGGCAAGACTTTGATTAGTCGCGCCACAGCTGGTGAAATTCATGCTAATTTTCTTTCGATCGGGATTCATCAAATTTTGGACATGTGGATTGGCAATAGCGAAAAAAATTTGCATCAACTCTTTGAACTCGCACGCGATCATGCGCCAACGATTTTGTTTTTTGATGAGGTCGATGCTTTAGCAGCAGATCGAGTCGATTTGAAACGAAGCGCTGGCAAAACCCTCATTAACCAATTCCTAGCAGAAATGGACGGAAGCCAAGCGAGCAACGAAGGAGTTCTCGTTTTAGGTGCGACCAATGCACCTTGGCATATTGATCCAGCGTTTCGTCGCCCGGGTCGCTTCGATCGCATTTTATTTGTACCGCCGCCTGATGAAGTCGCCCGCCAATCGATCATTGAGGTCTTGGCCCAAGGAAAACCGATTGAAGATTTGGATGCCAAAGCGCTCGCAAAAAAGACGAAAGATTTTTCGGGAGCTGATTTGAAATCTGTATTTGATGTCGCAATTGAACGCTCTTTAGCGCGCGCGATGAAAGAAAATCGTTTGGTGCCGTTGAGCACGAAAGATTTGTTGGAGACTGTCAAAACCATTAAACCCTCGACAAAAGCTTGGTTTGAAAGCGCTAAAAATTACGCGCTTTATTCGAATCAGAGCGGATTTTATGACGACGTGCTGACTTTTCTTGGCATCAAAAAGTAA
- a CDS encoding aldehyde dehydrogenase family protein, translating into MATLLSSPKRLDVHKTYKLFIGGKYVRSESGHSIPALSEKGKVLDNVCRATRKDFRDAVVAARSAFGGWAKNSAYLRSQILYRTAEMLQNRREELIQELIRSTGVTRSHAEKEVTLSIDRLVYFAGWADKYTQIFGSVNPVASSHFNFSTLEPTGIVATFLPDLPALLPAITLMATAILSGNTIILIGSERYPLPIVTFAEIISTSDIPGGVVNILTGKRSELVSHAASHMDVNAIVNVSGVSELHKTLHEGSVFNLKRYAHHDLTTEKWYSEKGENPYWILDTIEVKTAWHPIGV; encoded by the coding sequence ATGGCAACTCTATTATCTTCACCCAAACGTCTCGACGTTCACAAAACTTATAAACTTTTTATCGGCGGCAAATATGTCCGCAGCGAAAGTGGTCACAGTATTCCCGCTCTTTCTGAAAAAGGTAAAGTGCTAGATAATGTCTGCCGCGCAACTCGCAAAGATTTTCGCGACGCCGTCGTAGCCGCGCGCTCTGCCTTTGGTGGGTGGGCAAAAAACAGCGCCTATTTACGCAGCCAAATTCTTTATCGCACAGCAGAAATGTTGCAAAATCGTCGCGAAGAATTAATTCAAGAATTGATTCGTTCCACAGGCGTAACACGAAGCCATGCGGAAAAAGAAGTCACACTGAGTATTGATCGCTTGGTCTACTTTGCAGGATGGGCTGATAAATACACACAAATCTTTGGCTCCGTAAATCCGGTAGCCTCTTCTCATTTTAATTTTTCCACCTTAGAACCCACTGGCATCGTAGCAACATTTTTGCCAGATTTACCCGCCCTATTGCCTGCTATTACGCTAATGGCCACCGCTATTCTTAGCGGCAACACAATCATTCTCATCGGCTCAGAGCGCTATCCTTTACCAATCGTTACCTTTGCTGAAATTATCAGCACCAGCGATATTCCAGGTGGTGTCGTCAATATTTTAACCGGCAAACGATCCGAACTGGTTTCTCACGCAGCCAGTCACATGGACGTCAACGCCATCGTTAATGTTTCTGGCGTTTCGGAACTACATAAAACTTTACATGAAGGCAGCGTATTTAATCTCAAACGCTATGCTCATCATGATCTTACCACAGAAAAATGGTATTCCGAAAAAGGCGAAAATCCTTATTGGATTTTAGACACCATTGAAGTCAAAACCGCCTGGCACCCGATTGGGGTTTAG
- a CDS encoding aldehyde dehydrogenase family protein, protein MKNSRLSKKSSNNGSRALATTIVTNGHLTHRDAKPVPPNQRQLRFNAKWSYAPAPESNAFIQLQKRYDLFINGKFVAPTSKKYFESINPANENKLAEIAAANAHDVNQAVIAARRAYEKVWSKISPRERAKYLYRIARIVQEKSRELAIMESMDGGKTIKESRDVDIPLVAAHFFYYAGWADKLNYAFPGRTPRAIGVAGQIIPWNFPLLMAAWKLAPALACGNTVVLKPAETTSITAMHLAQILQEAELPEGVVNIVTGAGETGRAIVEHPDINKLAFTGSTEVGKLIAKQVAGTKKKLTLELGGKAAHIIFEDAPIDQAVEGIIGGIYFNQGHVCCAGSRLLVQEGVYSTVIRKLRDRIATLRVGDPLDKNTDVGAINSKPQLEKIRELVQSGVEEGAKLEQSSCPLPRRGYFYPPTFLTDVTASHRIAREEVFGPVLSVMTFRTPEEAIERANNTPYGLSAGVWTDKGSKIFKIVNKMRAGVVWANTYNKFDPTSPFGGYKESGFGREGGLQGLLPYLTLD, encoded by the coding sequence ATGAAAAACAGTAGACTCTCTAAAAAATCTTCTAACAACGGTTCACGCGCGTTAGCAACAACGATTGTGACCAATGGTCATCTTACCCATCGTGATGCTAAACCGGTGCCACCCAATCAACGTCAACTGCGATTTAACGCCAAATGGTCTTACGCGCCTGCGCCCGAGTCCAACGCTTTTATTCAGCTTCAAAAACGTTACGATCTTTTTATCAACGGAAAATTCGTTGCGCCTACTTCCAAAAAATATTTTGAATCCATCAATCCGGCTAATGAAAATAAATTGGCCGAAATTGCCGCTGCTAACGCCCACGACGTGAACCAAGCTGTCATAGCCGCGCGGCGCGCTTACGAAAAAGTTTGGAGCAAAATTTCTCCACGCGAACGCGCCAAATATCTTTACCGCATCGCTCGAATCGTTCAGGAAAAATCGCGCGAACTCGCCATTATGGAATCCATGGATGGCGGAAAAACTATCAAAGAAAGTCGCGATGTAGACATTCCCCTCGTCGCGGCACATTTCTTTTATTATGCTGGGTGGGCCGATAAATTAAATTACGCTTTCCCAGGTCGCACACCCCGTGCGATTGGCGTTGCGGGTCAAATTATTCCCTGGAACTTTCCACTGCTCATGGCAGCTTGGAAATTAGCGCCTGCTTTAGCTTGCGGAAACACCGTCGTCCTGAAACCTGCTGAAACCACTTCGATTACCGCGATGCATCTAGCGCAAATTCTGCAAGAAGCAGAATTACCGGAAGGCGTGGTCAACATCGTCACCGGCGCAGGCGAAACAGGGCGAGCAATCGTGGAACATCCCGATATCAACAAGCTAGCCTTCACCGGTTCAACCGAAGTCGGTAAACTCATTGCGAAACAAGTTGCGGGCACAAAGAAAAAATTAACCCTCGAGCTTGGTGGAAAAGCCGCGCATATCATTTTTGAAGATGCGCCGATCGATCAAGCTGTTGAAGGAATCATCGGCGGAATTTATTTTAATCAAGGCCATGTTTGTTGTGCTGGCTCTCGTTTGCTCGTGCAAGAAGGCGTTTACTCTACTGTAATCCGAAAATTACGCGATCGTATCGCCACATTGCGCGTGGGAGATCCCCTCGATAAAAATACCGATGTCGGCGCGATTAATTCCAAACCGCAACTGGAAAAAATTCGCGAGTTGGTGCAAAGCGGAGTGGAAGAAGGCGCAAAATTGGAGCAATCTTCTTGCCCCTTACCACGACGCGGCTATTTCTATCCCCCCACCTTTTTAACAGATGTGACCGCTTCTCATCGCATCGCACGCGAAGAAGTCTTCGGCCCCGTTCTCAGCGTCATGACCTTCCGCACTCCAGAGGAAGCCATCGAACGCGCTAACAATACTCCGTATGGTCTAAGCGCAGGCGTCTGGACCGATAAAGGCAGTAAAATATTTAAAATCGTAAACAAAATGCGCGCCGGTGTAGTCTGGGCAAACACTTATAATAAATTCGACCCTACCAGTCCATTTGGCGGTTATAAAGAATCCGGTTTCGGTCGTGAAGGCGGCCTACAAGGTTTATTACCCTACTTAACTTTAGATTAA